A stretch of the Desulfobacter sp. genome encodes the following:
- a CDS encoding ABC transporter ATP-binding protein — protein MLKIKNLKCRYGSIVAIHGVSLSVKQGELISIIGANGAGKSSLLLAICGLLKNWSGEIFFKDLPIKGMSPPAIVKSGISMVPEGRQIFYPLSVMDNLEMGAFTRYQKGEKKQVAKDFEMVMDMFPILRKRADQLAGTLSGGEQQMLDIARALMARPSLLVLDEPSMGLAPKFVEMIFKTVQHLRNQGVTILLVEQNARAALKISDRGYVLETGKMVLQGSADELLVDDDVKRAYLGQDYGNFYDGRD, from the coding sequence ATGCTCAAGATTAAAAATCTTAAATGCCGTTACGGCAGTATTGTGGCCATTCACGGGGTCAGCCTCTCGGTTAAGCAAGGAGAGCTGATCTCCATTATCGGGGCCAACGGGGCCGGAAAAAGCTCTTTGCTCCTGGCCATTTGCGGGCTTTTAAAAAACTGGTCAGGAGAAATCTTTTTCAAGGATCTCCCCATCAAGGGGATGTCTCCTCCGGCCATTGTCAAGTCCGGTATCAGCATGGTGCCCGAAGGCCGGCAGATTTTTTATCCCTTGAGTGTCATGGACAATCTTGAAATGGGGGCCTTTACCCGGTACCAAAAGGGAGAAAAAAAACAAGTGGCAAAGGACTTTGAGATGGTCATGGATATGTTCCCCATTTTAAGGAAACGGGCAGACCAGCTGGCAGGGACGTTGTCCGGCGGAGAGCAGCAGATGCTGGACATTGCCAGAGCCTTGATGGCAAGACCCTCCCTCCTTGTTCTGGACGAGCCCTCCATGGGGCTTGCCCCGAAATTTGTGGAGATGATTTTTAAGACCGTCCAGCACCTGAGAAACCAGGGGGTGACCATCCTTTTGGTGGAACAAAATGCCAGGGCCGCACTCAAAATTTCTGACCGGGGCTATGTGCTTGAAACCGGAAAAATGGTACTCCAGGGCAGTGCAGATGAACTTTTAGTGGATGATGATGTCAAGCGGGCCTATCTGGGTCAGGATTATGGGAATTTTTATGACGGGAGGGATTGA
- a CDS encoding Lrp/AsnC family transcriptional regulator has translation MDRIDKKILNTLQENGKMTNAKLSKIVGISAPATLERVKRLELSGVISHFTAVVDHEKIGFSIMALVSISLSLSKLSSVAQIKERFCQLEEVIECYQIAGANDFILKVIARDIKAYGEFMNNKLTQIQGIQKIQSSFVIDSIKDKKKLTLDLEEEHRV, from the coding sequence TTGGACAGAATCGATAAAAAAATACTTAATACCCTTCAGGAAAATGGGAAAATGACCAATGCAAAATTGTCTAAAATTGTGGGGATTTCTGCGCCGGCAACTCTGGAGCGGGTCAAGCGCCTGGAACTTTCAGGGGTGATTTCTCATTTCACGGCAGTGGTGGACCACGAAAAGATCGGTTTTTCCATCATGGCCCTGGTTTCCATCTCCCTGAGTTTAAGCAAGCTGTCCTCGGTTGCACAGATCAAGGAACGATTCTGCCAGCTTGAAGAGGTGATTGAGTGCTATCAGATTGCAGGAGCCAATGATTTCATTCTCAAGGTCATCGCCAGGGATATCAAGGCTTATGGCGAGTTCATGAACAACAAACTCACCCAGATTCAGGGGATCCAAAAAATCCAATCATCTTTTGTTATTGACAGCATCAAGGACAAAAAAAAACTGACCCTGGATTTGGAAGAAGAGCATCGGGTATAA
- a CDS encoding IS256 family transposase encodes MTEENTEFDFQKALKGIQEGKPFTGKGGVLTSLIKNLAEAALEGELESHLGQEVSANRRNGKSKKTIKSLDGKFELETPRDRAGTFSPQIVKKHQTTLSDEIERKIIALYGLGMSYNDMASHLQEIYGLEISNATLSTITDKIIHTVKEWQARPLENVYPIVWLDAIHYKVRENGKVGSKAVYTILGVNIEGRKEVLGLYISENEGANFWLQVLTDLSNRGVKDILIACVDGLKGFPEAIETIFPDTEVQLCVVHQIRNSLKYVGSKNKKEFMADLKRVYKAVNKDLAEEELDILENKWNDKYPIVIKSWRNNWERLSHFFKYPEEIRRIIYTTNTIEAVHRQFRKLTKTKGSFPNQDSLLKLLYMGIQNASKKWTMPIQNWSLTISQLAIFFEGRLDKELGI; translated from the coding sequence ATGACCGAAGAAAACACCGAATTTGATTTTCAAAAAGCCCTTAAAGGCATCCAGGAAGGTAAACCCTTCACAGGTAAGGGCGGCGTCCTTACATCATTAATCAAAAATCTTGCTGAAGCTGCTCTTGAAGGAGAGTTGGAGTCCCATCTCGGGCAGGAAGTTTCTGCCAACCGCCGTAATGGAAAAAGCAAAAAGACCATTAAATCCCTGGATGGTAAATTTGAGCTGGAAACCCCGCGTGACAGGGCCGGAACCTTCTCTCCACAGATCGTCAAAAAACATCAGACAACGCTCAGCGATGAAATTGAAAGAAAGATAATAGCCCTTTACGGCCTGGGCATGAGTTATAATGATATGGCTTCCCATTTACAGGAAATCTATGGACTTGAGATTTCAAATGCCACTCTGAGCACCATTACCGATAAAATCATCCATACCGTCAAAGAATGGCAGGCCAGGCCGTTGGAAAATGTGTACCCAATCGTATGGCTTGATGCCATACATTATAAAGTACGAGAAAACGGAAAGGTCGGCAGCAAAGCCGTTTACACAATTCTTGGGGTGAATATCGAGGGCCGCAAAGAGGTTCTTGGGCTGTACATATCCGAGAATGAGGGTGCGAACTTCTGGCTGCAGGTGTTAACAGACCTTTCAAACCGAGGGGTAAAAGATATCCTGATTGCCTGTGTTGATGGTCTAAAAGGTTTTCCCGAGGCCATTGAGACCATATTCCCGGACACAGAAGTTCAACTCTGCGTAGTCCACCAGATCCGAAATTCATTGAAATACGTTGGTTCCAAAAATAAAAAGGAATTTATGGCAGATCTAAAACGTGTTTATAAAGCGGTCAATAAGGATCTGGCCGAAGAAGAACTGGATATCTTGGAAAATAAATGGAATGACAAATACCCGATTGTGATAAAATCCTGGCGGAACAACTGGGAACGCCTCAGTCATTTCTTTAAATATCCAGAAGAGATTCGACGGATAATATACACCACAAATACCATTGAGGCTGTGCATCGACAGTTTCGAAAACTGACCAAAACAAAGGGATCATTCCCGAACCAGGACAGCCTGTTAAAGCTGCTTTACATGGGGATCCAGAACGCCAGTAAAAAATGGACAATGCCGATTCAAAATTGGTCACTGACAATTTCCCAGTTGGCAATTTTCTTTGAAGGCCGGCTGGATAAAGAGCTGGGAATTTGA
- a CDS encoding radical SAM protein, with amino-acid sequence MTPKLIPNGFHHVGNCIRPPSEANAILLQATLGCSHSKCTFCGAYEGKPFALKERKYLEDDFEFAKRYCRHQDRVFVMDGDALIMPMKDWKWLLEMIHEHLPWVKRITCYANLKSICLKTDEQLAYLHQNGLKAVFLGLESGHAQVRKEIKKGGTPEELIRHCRRLRASGIKLVTIVLLGLGQIELSLAHARETGKALTAIDPEAVSALSLIPLPNTPLGRAFERGEYKIPDALGMIKELRELVKHTTLTRGAFRSVHASNYLSVDARFPQDKTAVLKTLDLAMNGDIDLKPEWMRGL; translated from the coding sequence ATGACCCCCAAACTGATTCCAAATGGATTTCACCACGTGGGAAATTGCATCCGCCCGCCAAGTGAAGCCAATGCCATACTCCTCCAGGCAACACTGGGTTGCTCCCACTCTAAATGCACCTTTTGCGGTGCTTATGAAGGCAAACCATTTGCCCTGAAAGAAAGAAAATACCTGGAAGACGATTTTGAATTTGCCAAAAGATACTGCCGGCACCAGGACCGGGTTTTTGTCATGGACGGAGACGCACTTATCATGCCCATGAAAGACTGGAAATGGCTCCTGGAGATGATCCACGAGCACCTGCCATGGGTCAAAAGGATCACCTGCTATGCCAATTTAAAATCCATTTGCCTTAAAACAGATGAGCAATTGGCCTATCTTCATCAAAACGGTCTAAAGGCTGTTTTTCTCGGGTTGGAATCAGGCCATGCACAGGTCCGAAAAGAGATCAAAAAAGGCGGCACCCCAGAAGAGTTAATCCGGCACTGCCGGCGCCTCAGAGCTTCGGGCATCAAATTGGTCACCATTGTGCTGCTGGGACTGGGTCAAATTGAATTGAGCCTTGCCCATGCCCGGGAAACAGGAAAAGCCCTGACGGCCATAGATCCTGAAGCGGTCAGTGCCCTAAGCCTCATCCCCTTGCCAAACACCCCCCTAGGCCGGGCCTTTGAACGGGGTGAATATAAGATTCCCGATGCCCTGGGCATGATAAAAGAACTCAGAGAACTGGTAAAGCACACCACCCTGACAAGGGGGGCGTTCCGGTCGGTTCATGCCAGCAATTATTTGTCGGTTGATGCCAGGTTTCCCCAGGATAAAACAGCAGTGCTCAAAACCCTGGATCTGGCAATGAACGGCGATATCGACCTTAAACCGGAATGGATGCGCGGACTATAA
- a CDS encoding branched-chain amino acid ABC transporter permease, which produces MDAIKKQHWRENTIFLGLILLAGGMTENTYYLQIMTFIGINTLLALGLNMLMGYAGQVSLGHAAFYGIGAYTTAILSGSFGFSPWIALVCAVACAVFIALVVGLPTLRLSGYYLGMGTLGFGMIVNILFREWSSVTGGASGFVGIPVLQAGPVSFMSGKNYFFLVWGVVLLAILVCKRILSSRMGRGLRAIHDGENAALAVGVNTHYLKLQIFMFSAALGAVAGFLYAHFVLFISPESFGFMVSVKMVTMVVIGGMTSVWGAVLGAALLTLLPEVLHGFAEYEMIIFGLILMTVMIFMPQGLTRGFIDIYQRARKKRQ; this is translated from the coding sequence ATGGATGCCATCAAGAAACAACACTGGAGAGAAAACACCATCTTTCTGGGACTGATCCTCCTGGCCGGAGGCATGACCGAAAACACCTACTATCTCCAGATCATGACCTTTATCGGCATCAACACCCTTTTGGCATTGGGGCTTAATATGCTCATGGGGTATGCAGGCCAGGTATCACTTGGCCATGCCGCCTTTTACGGTATCGGGGCCTATACCACGGCCATTCTGTCCGGCAGCTTTGGATTTTCCCCCTGGATCGCCCTGGTCTGTGCTGTGGCCTGTGCCGTATTCATTGCCCTTGTGGTGGGACTTCCCACCCTCCGTCTCTCGGGATACTATCTGGGAATGGGCACCCTGGGGTTTGGCATGATCGTTAATATTTTATTCAGGGAATGGTCCAGTGTGACCGGCGGTGCTTCCGGGTTTGTGGGAATTCCCGTACTCCAAGCAGGACCGGTCTCTTTTATGTCGGGGAAAAACTATTTTTTTCTGGTCTGGGGAGTGGTGCTTCTGGCCATCCTTGTCTGCAAAAGAATTTTATCCTCGCGCATGGGAAGAGGGCTGCGCGCCATCCATGACGGGGAAAACGCCGCCCTGGCCGTGGGCGTAAACACCCATTATCTAAAACTTCAGATCTTTATGTTTTCGGCAGCCCTGGGCGCTGTGGCCGGATTCTTATATGCCCATTTTGTCCTTTTTATCTCCCCTGAGTCCTTTGGATTCATGGTTTCAGTAAAAATGGTAACCATGGTGGTTATCGGCGGGATGACCAGTGTCTGGGGGGCTGTTTTAGGGGCTGCCCTGCTCACCCTTTTACCCGAAGTTCTCCACGGGTTTGCCGAGTATGAAATGATCATTTTCGGCCTGATCCTCATGACGGTGATGATTTTCATGCCCCAGGGCCTGACCCGGGGATTTATTGATATTTACCAGAGGGCAAGGAAAAAAAGACAATGA
- a CDS encoding ABC transporter ATP-binding protein: MDRSRDDKKSQARKILKVQGLTKMFGGVRAQDNISFSIEQGIVCGLIGPNGAGKTTLFNMITGIYPPDKGQVIFNEKDTRKMAVHQRVKAGIARTFQHVELFSSMTLVENIMVGMHVRTKTGFWGAVTCLPWVQKEEKQARQKAFDLLEFTGLSPYAQTPACDLPVGRQKMAEIARALASDPLLLLLDEPAAGLNAVETETLGKLIARVKKKGVTMMLVEHDMSLAMGISDKIIVLDQGIKLAQGTPRQIQNNEAVMAAYLGQG; the protein is encoded by the coding sequence ATGGACCGTTCCAGGGATGATAAAAAGAGCCAGGCCCGAAAAATTCTCAAGGTTCAGGGCCTGACCAAGATGTTCGGAGGGGTCAGGGCCCAGGACAATATCAGTTTTTCCATTGAACAAGGCATTGTATGCGGGCTGATCGGCCCCAACGGGGCAGGCAAGACCACCTTGTTCAACATGATCACAGGAATTTACCCCCCGGACAAGGGACAGGTGATTTTCAACGAGAAAGACACCCGTAAAATGGCGGTGCACCAGCGGGTCAAGGCCGGCATTGCAAGGACCTTTCAGCATGTGGAGCTGTTCAGCTCCATGACCCTGGTTGAAAATATCATGGTCGGCATGCATGTCAGAACAAAGACCGGATTCTGGGGCGCTGTGACCTGCCTGCCCTGGGTACAAAAGGAAGAAAAACAGGCCCGGCAGAAAGCCTTTGATCTCCTTGAGTTTACCGGGTTGAGCCCGTATGCCCAAACCCCTGCCTGCGACCTTCCTGTGGGCCGCCAGAAAATGGCGGAGATTGCCAGGGCCCTGGCCTCAGATCCCCTTTTACTGCTTTTGGACGAACCGGCCGCAGGCCTCAATGCCGTAGAGACCGAGACCTTGGGCAAACTCATTGCACGGGTCAAAAAAAAGGGGGTGACCATGATGCTAGTGGAACACGACATGAGCCTTGCCATGGGGATCTCAGACAAAATCATTGTCCTTGACCAGGGCATAAAACTGGCCCAGGGCACCCCAAGACAAATTCAGAACAATGAAGCGGTCATGGCCGCCTACCTGGGACAGGGGTAA
- a CDS encoding PAS domain S-box protein, with amino-acid sequence MTQIEKNKVNTHLLTKVFMDATDPILIEDLHGIVVDMNLEAERSYGWSRKELIGKPIKTIVPFDRHKQADELLERCREGKGVRNVEGLRWDKSKTIIPVLITLSLLKDEAGKPTAVATFVKDISRQKKLEEKYRRMSKVFMDATVPILIEDLDGIVIDMNNEAKLAYGWSHEDLVGKPIKTIVPPERYKEADDLLRRSKKGERVKNIEGLRWNIEKKIIPVLLTLSVLKDDNNHPIGIATIAKDISKLKAAEEKISLTQDVTIESMGTLAEYRDPETGGHIKRTRGYVKILAAQLKDHPKFKDALNDETIELLYKSAPLHDIGKVGIPDNILLKPGKLTDEGAHSHFPGYTAGTGLCMFAICFRQFQRPAL; translated from the coding sequence ATGACTCAGATTGAAAAAAATAAAGTCAACACCCACTTATTGACAAAAGTATTCATGGATGCCACCGATCCAATTCTTATTGAAGATCTTCATGGGATTGTCGTGGATATGAATTTAGAAGCCGAGCGATCTTATGGATGGTCCAGGAAAGAGTTGATCGGAAAACCGATCAAAACAATCGTTCCTTTTGACAGGCACAAGCAGGCAGATGAACTGCTGGAACGTTGCAGGGAAGGTAAGGGCGTCAGAAATGTTGAAGGGTTGAGATGGGATAAATCCAAGACGATTATACCGGTTTTGATCACCTTGTCATTGCTCAAAGACGAGGCTGGAAAACCAACGGCCGTGGCGACATTTGTAAAAGATATTAGCAGGCAAAAAAAATTAGAAGAAAAATATCGACGAATGTCTAAGGTGTTTATGGATGCAACCGTGCCAATTCTTATTGAGGATCTTGACGGTATTGTCATTGATATGAATAATGAAGCCAAACTTGCCTATGGATGGTCCCATGAAGATCTTGTGGGCAAGCCCATAAAAACCATAGTACCTCCGGAACGGTACAAGGAGGCGGATGATTTGCTCAGGCGGAGTAAAAAAGGAGAAAGGGTCAAAAATATAGAGGGGTTAAGATGGAACATAGAAAAAAAAATTATTCCCGTATTATTAACCCTGTCTGTTTTAAAAGATGACAATAATCACCCCATCGGCATCGCCACAATCGCCAAGGACATATCCAAACTCAAAGCGGCAGAAGAAAAAATTTCTTTGACCCAGGATGTCACCATTGAAAGTATGGGCACCCTGGCCGAATATCGGGATCCGGAAACAGGCGGGCATATTAAGCGAACCCGGGGGTATGTTAAAATTTTAGCCGCCCAATTAAAAGATCATCCAAAATTCAAAGATGCTTTAAATGATGAAACCATAGAGCTCTTATATAAGTCTGCACCTCTTCATGATATCGGCAAGGTTGGGATACCGGATAATATTTTGCTCAAGCCCGGCAAATTAACCGATGAAGGGGCGCATTCCCATTTTCCCGGTTATACCGCTGGCACTGGATTGTGCATGTTTGCCATCTGCTTCAGG
- a CDS encoding AMP-binding protein, whose product MMPDMTFEEKEQLKLERLQSTLNRAYKNVPFHRKRFTENTLLPQDIVALKDIVALKDIEKLPFMDRSHLSTHYPYGLFAVPLRDIVRIHTAPGTGKNPSISGYTKADLLIWKKLVARSYEAAGITQMDIIQIHLPPGLANWGRDYKDGGEAVGAGVIPNSSLSLSKTLMVIRDYKTTTLVTTPAFAEKLMAHMFDLGQNPNELNLKRIILVGEPVTGKTLSNLAERLHVDVWLNYGLSEIPGPAIAHDCGTTPLGTDHGHRLLHINDDHILPEIIDPETGTRVESGKKGELVLTTLSARALPLIRFRTGDMAKFVTQPCGCASVLMKIEWLDERADNAIIISGIKVSRDQVKQYLKAALKCKTPDCTMEKIRQNGSEILMISLVMDETLFSDEIKGLERLMAGTQKKLTEQTGIPVKIGLVQKRE is encoded by the coding sequence ATGATGCCGGATATGACCTTTGAAGAAAAAGAACAACTCAAACTGGAAAGACTCCAGAGCACCTTGAACCGGGCCTATAAAAATGTTCCCTTCCACCGCAAACGGTTCACGGAGAATACGCTTCTTCCCCAGGATATTGTGGCTCTCAAGGATATTGTGGCTCTCAAGGATATTGAAAAACTGCCCTTTATGGACCGATCCCATTTGAGCACCCATTACCCTTACGGTCTATTTGCCGTGCCCCTAAGGGACATCGTTCGTATCCATACCGCTCCCGGAACAGGAAAAAATCCATCCATCAGCGGATATACCAAGGCAGATCTTTTGATCTGGAAAAAACTTGTGGCCAGAAGCTATGAGGCTGCCGGCATCACCCAGATGGATATTATCCAGATTCACCTGCCCCCGGGACTTGCCAATTGGGGACGGGATTACAAAGACGGGGGCGAGGCTGTGGGGGCAGGGGTTATTCCAAACAGCTCACTTTCCCTGTCAAAAACCTTGATGGTGATCAGGGATTATAAAACCACCACCCTTGTCACCACCCCTGCCTTTGCAGAAAAGCTCATGGCGCATATGTTTGACCTGGGCCAGAACCCCAATGAACTCAACCTCAAGCGGATCATTCTTGTGGGAGAACCTGTGACCGGGAAAACCTTATCTAACCTGGCAGAACGCCTGCATGTGGATGTGTGGCTCAATTACGGACTCAGTGAAATCCCGGGACCAGCCATTGCCCATGACTGCGGCACAACACCCTTGGGAACAGACCATGGCCATCGCCTCCTCCACATCAATGACGATCATATTTTACCGGAAATCATAGATCCTGAAACAGGCACCCGGGTTGAATCCGGAAAAAAAGGAGAATTGGTACTGACCACACTTTCGGCCAGGGCCTTGCCCCTGATCCGGTTCCGCACAGGCGACATGGCAAAATTTGTGACCCAGCCCTGCGGGTGCGCCTCTGTTTTGATGAAAATTGAATGGCTGGACGAACGGGCGGATAATGCGATCATCATTTCCGGAATCAAGGTCAGCCGGGACCAGGTAAAACAATATCTTAAGGCCGCCTTAAAATGCAAAACCCCTGACTGCACCATGGAAAAAATCCGCCAGAACGGCAGTGAAATCCTCATGATCTCCCTGGTCATGGATGAGACGCTTTTTTCCGACGAAATCAAGGGACTGGAAAGACTCATGGCCGGCACCCAGAAAAAACTCACAGAACAGACAGGCATCCCTGTCAAAATCGGCCTGGTTCAAAAAAGGGAATAA
- a CDS encoding branched-chain amino acid ABC transporter permease, which produces MQEIIQYLFSGITTGAIYAVIAVGLSMLYASTELINFAHGEFVMVGAMALVTLWVHLGLPLPIAMAGAVLLGCVLGLLFERFAIRQVKTPNPIVLVIITVGASIFLRGLGMVAWGKDPFSIPSFSSHDSIEIAGAALLPQSIWIVGTALLLAGGIHFFLKKTLMDKAMVAYAVNQTAAFLTGIPSERMGVLAFAISTGCGAIAGIFIAPITMSSYDMGTMLGLKGFCAAMIGGLGSLWGAFAGGILLGVLESLGAGLISSGLKDAIAFILLLLILYVRPGGIFSAQEAKRF; this is translated from the coding sequence ATGCAGGAAATCATTCAGTATCTTTTTTCAGGCATTACCACCGGCGCCATATATGCGGTGATTGCCGTGGGTCTGTCCATGCTCTACGCCTCAACCGAACTCATCAACTTTGCCCATGGGGAATTTGTCATGGTCGGAGCCATGGCACTGGTCACCCTCTGGGTTCACCTGGGCCTGCCCCTGCCCATCGCAATGGCAGGGGCTGTGCTCCTGGGCTGTGTCCTGGGGCTCTTGTTTGAACGATTTGCCATACGCCAGGTCAAAACCCCCAACCCCATTGTCCTTGTGATCATCACCGTGGGGGCCTCTATTTTTCTGCGGGGCCTTGGAATGGTGGCCTGGGGAAAAGACCCTTTCAGCATTCCCTCTTTTTCCAGTCATGACTCCATTGAAATTGCAGGGGCAGCACTTTTGCCCCAGAGCATCTGGATTGTGGGAACAGCCCTGCTCCTGGCAGGAGGCATTCATTTTTTCCTTAAAAAAACCCTCATGGACAAAGCCATGGTGGCCTACGCCGTAAATCAGACGGCTGCCTTTCTCACTGGCATTCCATCGGAAAGAATGGGGGTGCTGGCCTTTGCCATCAGCACGGGATGCGGCGCCATTGCCGGGATCTTTATTGCCCCCATCACCATGAGTTCCTATGATATGGGCACCATGCTGGGGCTCAAAGGCTTTTGCGCGGCAATGATCGGGGGACTTGGAAGTCTCTGGGGCGCCTTTGCCGGAGGAATTTTGCTGGGGGTGCTGGAATCTTTGGGCGCCGGCCTGATTTCATCGGGCCTCAAGGATGCCATTGCCTTTATTCTGCTTCTCCTGATCCTCTATGTCCGTCCCGGAGGCATTTTTTCAGCCCAGGAGGCCAAACGGTTTTAA